Genomic DNA from Carnobacteriaceae bacterium zg-C25:
CCGAATGACCGATAACGGCCAATGCAACCACCCTGCTTTTACATTTTTAATGGGCAACGTTATCGCTTCACGTACACGAGCGTTTTCCATTGGAAACACGTGCCGTCCACCTTGAAAATGATGGTGCGTTAAAATAGATCCTCCCACAATAGCTAAATCGGCATTCGATCCAAACGTGTAATGTGGCAACATATCTTGTACATCTAGCAATTGACGAATGGTCGTTTCATCAATGTGCATTGGGTGCACCTTTTCACTAAGGACAATACAATGCTCATTAAAATACGCATACGGCGAATATTGCAACCCAAATGTTTCACCGTTTAAATTTAAGCGAATGAGACGATGATTGCTTCGCGCAGGATGATTGGCGTTACCGTAATACCCTTCGTTTGAAAACGTCAATAACGTTTCGGGATACGTACTTTTTGGCTGACTTAACGCTTTAACAATATCTTTTGGATCTTTTTCCGGTTTTGATAAATTAATGGTAATTTGCAATGCTCCATAGTCACTTTCATGCATAAAGTGAACATTTTTAGCAATTGCTTTTTGTTGAATGTACCCATTATCACACACTAACTGATAAAACTGTTGCGTTGCTTGTTCTGGATTTGTTTGCTGTGCTTGATGAAATTGATCGTTAACAACTGAAGGTAACGGCGTCATCATATCCATCACTTTCATATACAATGCTTCACGCTCTAGCGAACTGTCCTCAATCACGCCGTTTAACACTGCAAAAGAAACGAGTTGTTCCGTTAGTTCATGTAACGTTTGGTCACTTTTAGAAATACTTTCTTTATACTGCGTCACACCTAAAAGGTGTAGTAGTTGGTTTGTGACATAGTACGTATCTAATTTTGATACGTACCCTTTTTGACGCGCGATATTCACCCATTGTGTTATGGTTTCATTTATGTTCATGCGAACTCCTAATCAATATACTCACTAAAGGCACCATCACCAATTTGAGCAATGTAAAATGATGGTTTGTATCCAATTTTAGACACATATGCCTCTTCAATGGCAGCCGTTACTTTTTCAATATAGTCTTTATGGACTAGCGCAATGGCACAACCTCCAAAACCTGCTCCTGTCATACGTGCACCGATAACGCCTTCTTGCGCCCACGCAGTATGCACTAGTGTATCTAGCTCAATGCCTGTCACTTCATAATCGTGTTGTGTAGACAAATGGGATTGTTTCATCAGTTCACCAAAGCCAAGCAAATCGCCTTGACGTAATTTTTCAGACGCTTCAATTGTCCGTTGATTTTCACTAACAGCATGACGCGCGCGTTTTAAAATCAAATCTGTAGAAAAGACGCCTTTAATTGCTTCAAAATCTTCATTGGTTAAATCGGCGAGTGTTTGAATATCGCGAACACTTTGCGCTTCTTTTAAAGCAATGCGTGTTTCAGCAAAACGTTCGTTATATTTACTATCAGCCAATTCACGACGTTTATTAGTATTCATAATGACAATACGATAATCACCTAAAACAACCGGTACATACGTATAGTCTAGCGTATTACAATCTAGGCGAATGGCACAATCTTTTTTCCCCATACCAATGGCAAATTGATCCATAATCCCAGAGTTGACGCCGATATATTCATTTTCTACGGTTTTACCTAATTTTACTAAATCAAGCGGTGAAATCGCTAAATTGTATAGTGCTTTAGACACTTTTCCAATTAATAATTCAAATGATGCAGAAGACGATAACCCCGAGCCATTAGGAATGTTTCCAAAAAATAAAATGTCTAAACCTGTTGGTAATGTATACCCTGCTTGCTCTAAATGATACAAAACACCTTTAACATAGGCTACCCAATCATCCCCTTCTTTTTTGGACAAATCGTCTAAAGAAAAAGCAACAATGCCGGATTGTTCAAAATTTTTAGAAGCTACTCTGACAATACGATCATCACGTTTTGCTGCGAGTGCGTACGTTCCAATTGTAATGGCACATGGAAAAACATACCCCCCGTTATAATCTGTATGTTCACCAATTAAATTGATACGCCCAGGCGCAAAAAATTCGCTGGCATCATCACGATGAAATAACGCTTGAAAATCTTTTTTTAACTCATTTACCATATAAAAACCCCCTTTTTAATCTACAATTTTATGATACCGCTTTCCTTGTTAAAAATCAATATATTAAATTTTCGTTTTCATTGACTCGTTGCTAAATTTTTTGACTTTCCAATACGCATACACGCATAAAAAATTTGATTGAAAACCGCATTAGCCTTATAATAGATTTATCAAATTTTGGAGGCATGTCAATGAATAAAATAAAAGACATTCCAGTATTAATTACACTTTTTGGTGCAACTGGTGACCTTGCTAAAAGAAAGTTATACCCTGCACTCTTTCGATTGTTTAAAAAAGGTTTTTTACAAAATCGATTCGCCGTAATTGGTACAGCACGTCGTGAATGGACGCACGATTTTTTTAGAAATGTCGTCCTAGAATCCATCAGTAAAATCTCTGGAGAGACGCAAGAAAAAGAGGCGTTTGTACAACACTTTTTTTACCAAGCACATAATGTCAATAACGTTCAAGAATATAATCTATTAAAAAATTTAGCCACATCACTTGATGAACAATTTCATCTAGAAAATAATCGCATTTTTTATTTAGCGATGGCTCCTGAATTTTTTGGTACGATTTCAAAACATTTAAAAGGCCAACAACTTTTAAGCGACAACGGCTTTAATCGCCTAATTATTGAAAAACCATTTGGAACAAACTTAGAAACAGCCATTGAATTAAACGATCAATTGGCAAAAACTTTCCATGAAGACCAAATTTACCGTATTGATCATTATTTGGGTAAAGAAATGGTACAAAATATCAACGCTCTACGTTATTCGAACGTCTTGTTTGAAGCAATGTGGAACAATAAATACATTGACAACGTTCAAATTACATTAGCCGAATCAGTGGGTGTGGAAGAACGGGCTGGCTACTACGATACAAGTGGTGCGTTAAGAGATATGGTACAAAACCATATTTTCCAAATTCTCTCACTGCTCGTCATGGAACCACCAGTAAGAATGAACGGTACAGAAGTTCGTCGTGAAAAAGTTAAAGCTTTACGCTCTTTACGTATTGAAGATGAACAAAGCATACAAAAACATTTTGTACGCGCTCAATATATTTCAAACGGCACAGAAGTAGGCTATTTAGATGAACAAGGGGTAGCAGAAAATTCACGTACAGAAACGTTCGTTGCGGGAAAAATTATGATTGATAATTTTAGATGGTCAGGTGTACCATTCTATATCCGTACGGGTAAACGTCTGCAATCAAAAGATACGGTCGTGCATATTCAATTTAAACCGCTAACCATGAACTTATTCAAATCTAACACTAATCAAGAAATCGCACCAAATGTGCTGACGTTCCATATCCAACCAGAAAATGGTGTGTCTTTAAACTTAAACATTAAAGAACCGGGTCTATCCAAAGATATTGTACGTTCTCCGTTAGTGAATATCATTAACGAGGCGGACACAAAAGATATTCCAGAAGCGTATGAACGTTTAATTTTAGAATGTTTAAATGGACACACAACAAACTTTGCACACCGCGAAGAAGTGGAATTATCATGGCAATTTATTGATACGATTAGAAACGCTTGGGACAATGATACAACTAGTACGATACCAACCTATGTCGTTGGTACGATGGGACCGAGTGAAAGTCACGACCTTTTAGCCGAAGATGGATTTGTTTGGCACTCATGCGATACAACACATTGTTTATAACCTATGATGAGACGAGTCGATAGACTGGTCTCTTTTTTATGGTTAAAACAGCTCTGTTGTCAGATAGGACCGCTACAAAAAAAGACTGTTGACAGTTTATTTGTCAACAGTCTGAGGGAGATTTCTCTCCCTTCTCTTATCAGCACTCACTTAATGGTAGAGTATCACCGCTTTTTTATCACTCACTTAATGGTGGAGTATCACCGCTTTTTTATCACTCACTTAATGGTGGAGTATCACCGCTTTTTCTACAATAATTGTATTACATTATTTAATATGCTGTCAATTGTTTTATGCCTTCATCGTCGGCATAGTAAATAATTTACTATGTTAATAGTTAACGAATCACTCATCAAACTCTTGTTTTTTCGTTAAATAAATTCAACATATTCTTCTAATTGAATGGCAGGATTTAAGGATTGTATAACAGGACAATAGCGTGATACTAATTTGACGATAGCGCTGGCTTTTGCTTGAACGCTCTCTTCAACACTGACAACAAATGTTACCGTCACTTTTGATAACGCCCCTACGTTGTCATCATGACGCTCATAAGCGAGTTCTACACGATGAAAAGTAAACGGAACGTTTGAATTTCGTAGCAACTCTTGATACACGTATCCCCCGCAAGCACCAATCGAAGCGACCATACTTTGTACAGGAGAATACCCAACTTCACGCAGCATGACCCAATTTGGCGCATCTTGCACACTTAATTCAAACCCTTTTATCCCTTGTTGCAAAACAATTTTTTCACTCATTATACACCTCTACGTACAAAATGATTTGGCTCCACTTCAACCCATTCAAATTGCTGGCTTAACGTAATGACAGGTTGTGGTGTCGTTGCAAAATCAATTAATTGCTGCTTAGCAAAATTTGGATCAACGGATAAGTGAGCCGACAATAATTTTTTAGTGTATTCGTGCTGCGGATTATCAAACAATTGCTTTGTTGTTGCCAACTCCACTAAATGACCTTGATACATTACCGCAATGCGATCACTAATGTGTGATACAAGAGATAGATCGTGCGTCACAAATAAATAGGATAAACCTAATTTGTCTTTCAAATCGGCCAACAACTGTACAATTTGCGCTTGAATCGATACATCTAGCGCTGAAGTTGGTTCATCACACACAATGAAATCCGGATTTGAAATGACGGCACGTGCAATACCAATACGTTGGCGCTGTCCACCACTAAAATGCTTTGGCAATTTATGGACATCTTCTCCCGTAATGCCAACCAATTCAAGAACTTCTCTTGCTTTTTTCTCGACGCTTACTTTGTCCGTTTCAAACCACAACGCTTCTTTCACACTTTCTAAAGCACTTTGTTTAGGATTTAAAGACGCATACGGATCTTGAAAAATAATTTGCATTGATTTGTCATCTTTTAAATGGCGCTCAATTTTTCCACTTGTCAACGTTTCAAAATTCAACAACAATTTACCTAATGTACTTTTTCCACTGCCCGATTCACCAACCAAGCCAAGCGTTTCACCTTGATAAATCGTTAAAGACACACCGTTGACGGCGTATTGCTCGTGTACTTTACCTTGAAAATCTTTACTTTTATAAACTTTCGTCACATTTTCTAATGTCATTAGCGGTTTAGTCATGCGATACCTCTTTTCTTACAAAATGTGTCTGTGATACCTTAACCAATTCGGTTTGTTGTGGCGCTATATAATTAGGAACATCTGTTTCAAATCGGGCAAGTGCCATCAATCGTTTCGTGTAAGGGTGTTGTGCTTGTGTAAAGATATCATCAACCGTTCCACTTTCGACAACTAGTCCGTTATTCATCACGACAACATCATCACATAGACTGGCAATCACACCAAAATCATGAGATACAATAATAACCGTCAAGCCCATTTCTTTTTGCAACTTTAAAATAAGCGATAAAATTTGCAACTGAATGGTTACATCTAATGCCGTTGTGGGTTCATCAGCAATTAATACTTCAGGTTTTGCTAAAAGTGCCATAGCAATCATGACACGCTGGCGCATACCACCAGATAATTCAAAAGGATATTGACGCATGCGTAATTCCGGTTGTGTGATACCCACCTTATCCAACATCGCAACGGCCTGCTGAATGGCCTGTTCACCCGTTATTTTTTCAAATCGCTCAATAATTTCCAATAAATGAAATCCAATGGTACGCAACGGATTTAAAGACGTCATCGGATCTTGAAAAATCATGGCAAATGGTATCTTTTCATTTTTTTGTATGGAATCACCATTAAAATTTAACTGGTCATACGTCATGTCTAAATTTTCGGGCAAAATACCCATTAAACTTTTTACACTTAAACTTTTACCACTTCCAGACTCCCCAACAAGACCTAATACACTCCCTTTGGCAAGACTAAAGGAAACATTGTTGACAAGCTTTTGTTCAGGATTGTTTTTTGCAAAGACACTTAACTGATTAACTTCAATAAATTTTTGCATCATT
This window encodes:
- a CDS encoding UDP-glucose--hexose-1-phosphate uridylyltransferase, yielding MNINETITQWVNIARQKGYVSKLDTYYVTNQLLHLLGVTQYKESISKSDQTLHELTEQLVSFAVLNGVIEDSSLEREALYMKVMDMMTPLPSVVNDQFHQAQQTNPEQATQQFYQLVCDNGYIQQKAIAKNVHFMHESDYGALQITINLSKPEKDPKDIVKALSQPKSTYPETLLTFSNEGYYGNANHPARSNHRLIRLNLNGETFGLQYSPYAYFNEHCIVLSEKVHPMHIDETTIRQLLDVQDMLPHYTFGSNADLAIVGGSILTHHHFQGGRHVFPMENARVREAITLPIKNVKAGWLHWPLSVIRLFSQDKESLIQAFCHVFEAWKNYTDQAVNIVSHTDNVRHNTITPIVRYKNEQYELDLVLRNNRTTPQHPDGIFHPREAYHHIKKENIGLIEVMGLAILPGRLKAEMQEVKKFLQNEKHDMPSYHEAWAKSLVIDDDMDGGIQKGIGDVFTKVLEDAGVFKQDEAGIAAFHRFIDTLQ
- a CDS encoding galactokinase is translated as MVNELKKDFQALFHRDDASEFFAPGRINLIGEHTDYNGGYVFPCAITIGTYALAAKRDDRIVRVASKNFEQSGIVAFSLDDLSKKEGDDWVAYVKGVLYHLEQAGYTLPTGLDILFFGNIPNGSGLSSSASFELLIGKVSKALYNLAISPLDLVKLGKTVENEYIGVNSGIMDQFAIGMGKKDCAIRLDCNTLDYTYVPVVLGDYRIVIMNTNKRRELADSKYNERFAETRIALKEAQSVRDIQTLADLTNEDFEAIKGVFSTDLILKRARHAVSENQRTIEASEKLRQGDLLGFGELMKQSHLSTQHDYEVTGIELDTLVHTAWAQEGVIGARMTGAGFGGCAIALVHKDYIEKVTAAIEEAYVSKIGYKPSFYIAQIGDGAFSEYID
- a CDS encoding glucose-6-phosphate dehydrogenase, which translates into the protein MNKIKDIPVLITLFGATGDLAKRKLYPALFRLFKKGFLQNRFAVIGTARREWTHDFFRNVVLESISKISGETQEKEAFVQHFFYQAHNVNNVQEYNLLKNLATSLDEQFHLENNRIFYLAMAPEFFGTISKHLKGQQLLSDNGFNRLIIEKPFGTNLETAIELNDQLAKTFHEDQIYRIDHYLGKEMVQNINALRYSNVLFEAMWNNKYIDNVQITLAESVGVEERAGYYDTSGALRDMVQNHIFQILSLLVMEPPVRMNGTEVRREKVKALRSLRIEDEQSIQKHFVRAQYISNGTEVGYLDEQGVAENSRTETFVAGKIMIDNFRWSGVPFYIRTGKRLQSKDTVVHIQFKPLTMNLFKSNTNQEIAPNVLTFHIQPENGVSLNLNIKEPGLSKDIVRSPLVNIINEADTKDIPEAYERLILECLNGHTTNFAHREEVELSWQFIDTIRNAWDNDTTSTIPTYVVGTMGPSESHDLLAEDGFVWHSCDTTHCL
- a CDS encoding OsmC family protein codes for the protein MSEKIVLQQGIKGFELSVQDAPNWVMLREVGYSPVQSMVASIGACGGYVYQELLRNSNVPFTFHRVELAYERHDDNVGALSKVTVTFVVSVEESVQAKASAIVKLVSRYCPVIQSLNPAIQLEEYVEFI
- a CDS encoding ABC transporter ATP-binding protein, whose product is MTKPLMTLENVTKVYKSKDFQGKVHEQYAVNGVSLTIYQGETLGLVGESGSGKSTLGKLLLNFETLTSGKIERHLKDDKSMQIIFQDPYASLNPKQSALESVKEALWFETDKVSVEKKAREVLELVGITGEDVHKLPKHFSGGQRQRIGIARAVISNPDFIVCDEPTSALDVSIQAQIVQLLADLKDKLGLSYLFVTHDLSLVSHISDRIAVMYQGHLVELATTKQLFDNPQHEYTKKLLSAHLSVDPNFAKQQLIDFATTPQPVITLSQQFEWVEVEPNHFVRRGV
- a CDS encoding ABC transporter ATP-binding protein, which produces MMQKFIEVNQLSVFAKNNPEQKLVNNVSFSLAKGSVLGLVGESGSGKSLSVKSLMGILPENLDMTYDQLNFNGDSIQKNEKIPFAMIFQDPMTSLNPLRTIGFHLLEIIERFEKITGEQAIQQAVAMLDKVGITQPELRMRQYPFELSGGMRQRVMIAMALLAKPEVLIADEPTTALDVTIQLQILSLILKLQKEMGLTVIIVSHDFGVIASLCDDVVVMNNGLVVESGTVDDIFTQAQHPYTKRLMALARFETDVPNYIAPQQTELVKVSQTHFVRKEVSHD